A single region of the Bartonella harrusi genome encodes:
- the glmS gene encoding glutamine--fructose-6-phosphate transaminase (isomerizing), with translation MCGIIGILGNKSVRSSLIEGLKRLEYRGYDSSGIATVHNGHLYRMRAEGKLIHLEEKLKKNSLEGNLGIGHTRWATHGVAVERNAHPHITERLALVHNGIIENFVELQKELIEDGYLFATETDTEVIAHLITRALESGLSPREAMRTSWKRLQGAFAIAVIFAGEDNLMIAARSGPPLAIGYGEDEFFIGSDAIALAPFVNRISYMEDGDLAVLTREGVTIYNVENQQVERPISPLFEESLFVSKGNHRHFMHKEMFEQPEVISHNLARYLNLGNYTVRLLDNLMDWKKINRLLFASCGTAYYSTLVARYWFEKFAALSVDNDVASEFRYREPSITPDILSVFVSQSGETADTLASLRYCRERGVKTATIVNVEQSTMAREADFILPTLAGPEIGVASTKAFTCQLATLAAMALSAAKQRGSLSEKEEHQFVQQLAEVPRILNEVLKLDDKIERMCRHLVNVKSVLYLGRGTSYPIALEGALKLKELSYIHAEGYAAGELKHGPIALVDETIPVIVVAPYDRWFEKTFSNMQEVAARNGRIILITDERGAEAVHLDMLSTIILPNIPEFVAPIVYALPIQLIAYHTAVLLGTDVDQPRNLAKSVTVE, from the coding sequence ATGTGCGGAATTATCGGAATTCTTGGAAATAAGAGTGTTAGATCCTCTTTGATTGAAGGTTTGAAACGCCTTGAGTATAGAGGCTATGATTCCTCTGGTATAGCAACAGTTCATAATGGACACCTTTATCGTATGCGTGCTGAAGGGAAGCTTATTCATTTAGAAGAAAAATTAAAAAAGAACTCTTTGGAAGGAAATTTAGGGATTGGTCATACACGTTGGGCCACGCATGGCGTTGCTGTAGAACGAAATGCTCATCCTCATATAACTGAACGTCTTGCTCTTGTTCATAATGGTATTATTGAAAATTTTGTAGAATTGCAAAAAGAACTCATTGAGGATGGTTATCTCTTTGCAACAGAAACGGATACCGAAGTTATTGCACATTTAATTACACGTGCTTTAGAAAGTGGTCTTTCACCACGAGAGGCTATGCGCACAAGTTGGAAAAGGTTGCAGGGTGCTTTTGCCATTGCTGTTATTTTTGCAGGTGAAGATAATCTTATGATTGCTGCTCGCTCTGGTCCGCCACTAGCGATTGGCTATGGAGAAGATGAATTTTTTATCGGGTCTGATGCAATTGCTTTGGCACCATTTGTGAATCGGATTAGCTATATGGAAGATGGTGATTTGGCTGTTCTCACGCGCGAGGGAGTAACGATTTATAATGTAGAAAATCAACAGGTAGAACGCCCTATTAGTCCATTGTTTGAAGAATCCTTATTCGTTTCTAAGGGTAATCATCGTCATTTTATGCACAAGGAAATGTTTGAACAACCTGAAGTAATTTCTCACAATTTGGCGCGTTATCTTAATCTTGGAAATTATACGGTTCGTTTGCTTGATAATTTGATGGATTGGAAAAAGATTAACCGTTTATTATTTGCAAGCTGTGGAACAGCTTATTATTCAACCTTAGTTGCACGCTATTGGTTTGAAAAGTTTGCTGCTTTAAGTGTTGATAATGATGTTGCTTCGGAATTTCGTTATCGTGAACCCTCTATAACTCCTGATATATTATCGGTATTTGTTTCCCAATCTGGCGAAACAGCAGATACCTTGGCTTCTTTGCGTTATTGTCGCGAACGTGGTGTGAAAACAGCAACAATTGTAAATGTTGAGCAATCGACAATGGCGAGAGAAGCTGATTTTATTCTACCAACATTAGCGGGACCAGAAATTGGTGTTGCTTCAACAAAGGCCTTTACTTGTCAGTTAGCAACCCTTGCCGCTATGGCGCTTAGTGCTGCTAAACAACGTGGATCCCTTTCGGAAAAAGAAGAGCATCAGTTTGTTCAACAGTTAGCAGAGGTGCCGCGGATTTTAAATGAGGTTTTAAAGCTAGATGATAAGATTGAACGAATGTGTCGTCATTTAGTAAATGTGAAAAGTGTTCTTTATCTTGGCCGTGGTACTTCTTATCCTATTGCTTTGGAAGGAGCCCTTAAACTGAAGGAACTTTCTTATATTCATGCCGAAGGCTACGCAGCAGGTGAGTTGAAACATGGGCCTATTGCACTGGTGGATGAGACGATTCCAGTAATTGTTGTCGCACCTTATGATCGGTGGTTTGAAAAGACTTTTTCTAATATGCAAGAAGTGGCAGCGCGCAATGGTCGTATTATTTTGATAACAGATGAAAGAGGGGCAGAAGCTGTGCATCTGGATATGTTATCGACTATTATTTTGCCAAATATTCCGGAATTTGTTGCACCTATTGTTTATGCTTTACCCATTCAGTTAATTGCATACCATACCGCTGTTTTATTGGGAACAGATGTTGATCAGCCTCGTAATTTGGCAAAATCAGTCACTGTTGAGTAA
- the dnaE gene encoding DNA polymerase III subunit alpha gives MTKDKSKMRDKKKSLPRFVHLRVHSAYSLLEGALKIPQIIQHAISDHTPAVAITDTNNLFGALEFSQYCFFHGIQPIIGCQLAVDFGDENDNSHFAKGRHSSDLCSLVLLASSEIGYAHLVRLVSRAYLDKCDTDPPHIKVSWLSSHSEGIIALTGGRGGPLNFSLAEGRKECAVERLISLKKIFSDRLYVELQRHSSFDKQIEAALIELAYKYEIPLVATNEAFFLNREGYEAHDALMAVAEGQIVSNPERKRVTPDHYLKSQDEMVALFSDLPEALENSVEIALRCHTATPIRKPILPRFVEQSIDSNRALELEDRELLDQAKAGLKMRLETVGLAEGYTIADYEQRLDYEVSVITRMQFSGYFLIVSDFIKWAKSHDIPVGPGRGSGAGSLVAYALTITDVDPLRFSLLFERFLNPDRVSMPDFDIDFCQERREEVIHYVQKKYGRDQVAQIITFGKLQARAVLRDVGRVLEVPYRQVDYLTKLVPATPGSQVELADAIKDEPKFEEEKKKDPVIGRTLDIALQLEGLYRHASTHAAGIVIGDRPLAELVPMYRDPRSDMPVTQFNMKYVEQAGLVKFDFLGLKTLTILKMAVDFVARKGIKINLSNIPLDDEATYAMMARGETVGVFQVESSGMRKALIGMKPDRIEDIIALVALYRPGPMENIPTYNARKHGEEEISSIHPKIDHLIQETQGVIVYQEQVMQIAQVLAGYSLGEADLLRRAMGKKIHEEMQKQRTRFVKGAVDGGVDKDQADIIFDLLAKFADYGFNKSHAAAYAIVSYQTAYMKAHHPVEFLAASMTYDMTNTDKLNDFRREALRLGIKVIAPCVQTSHRVFEVGDNCIYYSLAAIKGVGEAVVDHLVACRGNKPFRDLEDFCERIDPRIVNKRAMESLVCAGAFDCFHIAREVLLASLETLHARALRILEDNASGQIDIFGMTGGLKEPLILSQTSPWLSDEKLHREFQAIGFYFSAHPLDEYQAILAKKRVQTWAHFANAVRGGAVAARLAGTVVAKQVRKTKSGKKMGIIHFSDTSGQYETVLFSETLSDYEEILELGKSFIITVSAENRSEGVSLRLETVHSLEQEVLQHHKMMRLFIKKVDMLAQIEKNLHPSGNGEVGIILLQEDGVKEVEFALPNRYKVNSRVANAMKAIQGVVDVELV, from the coding sequence GTGACAAAAGATAAAAGTAAAATGCGAGATAAAAAAAAATCTCTTCCTCGCTTTGTTCATTTGAGAGTCCATTCTGCTTATTCATTGCTCGAAGGGGCTTTAAAAATACCACAAATCATTCAACATGCAATTTCAGATCATACACCAGCGGTTGCTATTACCGATACGAATAATTTATTTGGTGCTTTAGAGTTTTCGCAATATTGTTTTTTTCATGGAATTCAGCCGATTATTGGCTGCCAGCTCGCAGTTGATTTTGGTGATGAAAATGACAATTCACATTTTGCGAAAGGGCGCCATTCTTCTGATCTCTGCTCTCTTGTTTTATTGGCTTCTAGCGAGATTGGTTATGCGCATTTGGTTCGTCTTGTCAGTCGGGCTTATCTTGATAAGTGCGATACTGATCCCCCTCATATTAAAGTGAGTTGGCTTTCATCACACAGTGAAGGAATAATCGCTTTAACGGGTGGAAGGGGGGGCCCACTTAATTTTTCTTTGGCGGAAGGTAGAAAAGAATGCGCTGTTGAACGTTTAATTTCTTTGAAGAAAATTTTTTCTGATCGTCTTTATGTGGAATTACAGCGGCATAGCTCTTTTGATAAACAAATAGAGGCTGCGCTTATTGAATTAGCGTATAAATATGAGATTCCTCTTGTTGCCACCAATGAAGCTTTTTTTCTGAATAGGGAAGGGTATGAAGCACATGATGCATTGATGGCAGTTGCAGAGGGACAGATTGTTTCGAATCCAGAGCGTAAACGTGTCACACCAGATCATTATTTGAAATCACAAGATGAAATGGTTGCATTGTTTTCTGATCTTCCAGAAGCTCTGGAGAACAGCGTTGAAATTGCCTTGCGTTGTCATACTGCTACACCTATTAGAAAGCCAATTTTGCCACGTTTTGTAGAGCAGTCTATTGATTCGAACCGTGCTTTAGAACTGGAAGATAGGGAATTATTAGATCAAGCTAAGGCTGGTTTAAAAATGCGGCTTGAGACTGTTGGATTGGCCGAAGGATATACAATTGCAGATTATGAGCAGCGGCTTGATTATGAAGTTTCCGTTATTACGCGTATGCAGTTTTCTGGCTATTTCCTTATCGTTTCAGATTTCATAAAATGGGCGAAGTCTCACGATATCCCCGTTGGTCCAGGGCGCGGTTCTGGTGCTGGTTCACTTGTTGCCTATGCGTTGACTATTACTGATGTTGATCCATTACGTTTTTCTCTTCTCTTTGAACGCTTTCTTAATCCAGATCGTGTTTCTATGCCGGATTTTGATATTGATTTTTGTCAAGAACGACGCGAAGAAGTTATTCATTATGTCCAAAAAAAATATGGACGCGATCAAGTTGCCCAAATTATTACTTTTGGTAAACTACAAGCACGTGCGGTGTTGCGTGATGTTGGACGTGTCTTAGAAGTACCTTATCGACAGGTTGATTATCTTACAAAATTAGTTCCTGCTACACCTGGAAGCCAAGTTGAATTGGCTGATGCTATCAAGGATGAACCTAAATTTGAGGAGGAAAAGAAAAAAGACCCTGTTATCGGGCGAACATTGGATATAGCGCTTCAGCTCGAGGGGCTTTATCGCCATGCATCGACTCATGCGGCAGGAATTGTTATTGGTGATCGTCCGCTTGCAGAGCTTGTTCCCATGTATCGTGATCCTCGTTCTGATATGCCCGTGACGCAATTTAATATGAAATATGTTGAACAAGCAGGGCTCGTAAAATTTGATTTTCTGGGATTAAAAACACTTACTATTTTGAAAATGGCGGTAGATTTTGTCGCACGAAAGGGGATTAAAATAAATTTGTCGAATATCCCTCTCGATGATGAAGCGACCTATGCTATGATGGCACGTGGTGAAACAGTTGGTGTGTTTCAAGTTGAAAGCTCTGGTATGCGCAAGGCGCTGATTGGGATGAAACCAGATCGTATTGAAGATATTATTGCTCTTGTCGCACTTTATCGTCCTGGTCCAATGGAAAATATCCCAACCTATAATGCACGCAAACACGGGGAAGAGGAAATTTCTTCTATTCATCCTAAAATAGATCATCTCATTCAAGAAACACAAGGTGTTATTGTTTATCAAGAACAGGTAATGCAGATTGCGCAGGTCCTTGCTGGTTATTCGCTTGGAGAAGCGGATTTGTTGCGTCGCGCTATGGGAAAAAAGATTCATGAGGAAATGCAAAAACAGCGTACGCGCTTTGTAAAGGGTGCTGTTGATGGCGGTGTTGATAAAGATCAGGCGGATATTATTTTTGATCTTTTAGCAAAATTTGCAGATTATGGTTTTAATAAGTCACATGCCGCTGCTTATGCGATTGTTTCCTACCAAACAGCTTATATGAAAGCACATCATCCCGTTGAATTTTTAGCCGCCTCAATGACATATGATATGACAAATACAGATAAGTTAAATGATTTTCGACGTGAAGCATTAAGGCTAGGTATTAAGGTGATTGCACCTTGTGTGCAAACATCACATCGTGTTTTTGAAGTTGGTGATAACTGTATTTATTATTCTCTTGCTGCTATTAAAGGGGTAGGGGAAGCCGTTGTTGATCATCTTGTCGCTTGCCGTGGAAATAAACCTTTTAGAGATTTAGAAGATTTTTGTGAGCGTATTGATCCCCGTATTGTTAATAAGCGTGCGATGGAAAGTTTGGTTTGTGCTGGTGCTTTTGATTGCTTTCATATTGCCCGTGAGGTTTTATTGGCAAGTCTTGAAACACTTCATGCACGTGCACTTCGTATTCTCGAAGACAATGCTAGTGGACAGATTGATATATTCGGGATGACAGGTGGATTAAAAGAGCCTTTGATTTTATCGCAAACATCTCCTTGGTTATCAGATGAAAAGCTTCATCGAGAATTTCAAGCAATAGGTTTTTATTTTTCTGCGCATCCTTTGGATGAGTATCAAGCGATTCTTGCTAAAAAACGCGTACAGACGTGGGCTCATTTTGCCAATGCCGTTAGAGGAGGAGCTGTTGCCGCTAGACTTGCTGGAACTGTTGTAGCAAAACAAGTTCGTAAAACAAAATCCGGTAAGAAAATGGGGATTATTCATTTTTCTGATACGAGTGGACAATATGAGACAGTTCTCTTTTCTGAGACGCTTTCGGATTATGAAGAGATATTAGAGCTTGGAAAATCTTTTATCATTACAGTGAGTGCTGAAAATCGCTCTGAAGGTGTAAGTTTGCGACTTGAGACAGT
- the glmU gene encoding bifunctional UDP-N-acetylglucosamine diphosphorylase/glucosamine-1-phosphate N-acetyltransferase GlmU, with protein MVRNCLSIILAAGEGTRMKSSLPKVLHKIAGLPLICHVIKQIELADVTQLAVVVGRGAECVTEVVHSFVKNVMIFEQKERLGTAHATLCARSALQKGVDDVLIIFGDTPLIEQDSLLKIRMSLADGADIVVAGFHALDPTGYGRLLERNGKLIAIIEEKDASDEEKGISFCNGGIIAINGKHALSLLEKVNNNNLKKEYYLTDIVSIASRQGLDIRVVEVPFDNVIGINNCVELSKADALWQKRKVRDLMLSGVMILKPETVYFSHDTEIEPDVIIEPNVYFGLGVKVHSGAVIHAFSYLEGSVVGVDAQIGPYARLRPGTELARSVKVGNFCEIKQAKVGEATKINHLSYIGDAEIGAYSNIGAGTITCNYDGFHKYKTEIGDNAFIGSNSALIAPLIVGKSSYIASGSVITENVPVNSIAFGRARQVIKEDYAERLRARLSAKKQKK; from the coding sequence ATGGTTAGAAATTGCCTTTCTATTATTCTTGCAGCAGGTGAGGGGACGCGGATGAAGTCGTCTCTTCCCAAAGTGCTGCATAAAATTGCTGGATTACCCCTTATATGCCATGTCATAAAACAAATAGAATTGGCAGATGTTACACAATTAGCCGTTGTTGTGGGAAGAGGAGCAGAATGTGTTACTGAAGTTGTTCACTCATTTGTAAAAAATGTGATGATTTTTGAACAAAAAGAACGTTTAGGAACTGCTCATGCTACTCTTTGTGCTCGCTCAGCTTTGCAAAAAGGGGTGGACGATGTTCTCATTATTTTTGGTGATACCCCTTTGATTGAGCAAGATTCATTGCTAAAAATTCGTATGTCGCTTGCTGATGGAGCAGATATTGTTGTTGCTGGTTTTCATGCTTTAGATCCAACGGGTTATGGGCGTTTGCTGGAGAGAAATGGTAAACTTATTGCGATTATAGAAGAAAAAGATGCAAGTGATGAAGAAAAAGGAATTTCTTTTTGTAATGGTGGAATAATAGCCATTAATGGAAAGCATGCCCTTTCTCTTTTAGAGAAGGTTAATAATAATAATTTGAAAAAAGAATATTATCTAACAGATATTGTCTCCATTGCATCGCGTCAAGGATTAGATATCCGCGTTGTTGAGGTGCCTTTTGATAATGTTATAGGGATTAATAATTGTGTGGAGCTTTCTAAAGCTGATGCTTTGTGGCAAAAGCGTAAAGTACGTGATTTAATGCTCTCTGGTGTTATGATTCTTAAACCAGAAACGGTTTATTTTTCTCATGATACAGAAATTGAACCAGACGTGATCATTGAACCAAATGTTTATTTTGGGTTGGGGGTAAAAGTACATTCTGGTGCAGTTATCCATGCATTTAGTTATCTAGAAGGTAGCGTGGTTGGTGTGGATGCACAGATTGGCCCTTATGCACGTTTGCGTCCTGGAACGGAATTAGCACGATCCGTGAAGGTTGGCAATTTTTGTGAAATTAAACAAGCAAAAGTGGGTGAAGCGACTAAGATTAATCATTTAAGTTATATTGGCGATGCAGAAATTGGTGCCTATAGCAATATTGGAGCTGGTACCATTACTTGTAATTATGATGGATTTCACAAATATAAAACTGAAATTGGTGATAATGCTTTTATTGGTTCCAATTCAGCCCTTATTGCTCCACTCATTGTTGGGAAAAGTTCTTATATCGCTTCAGGAAGTGTTATTACCGAAAATGTGCCGGTAAACAGTATAGCTTTTGGGCGTGCTCGACAGGTGATAAAAGAAGATTATGCAGAAAGATTACGCGCACGTTTGTCTGCAAAAAAACAGAAAAAATAG
- the recG gene encoding ATP-dependent DNA helicase RecG → MVPSLITPLFNSIRTLSGVTPKVYSLLAKVLNISPTQREPTLIDLLQLMPYSVIDRRIRPSIACAQEGSTITLEIVIDQHQPPPIGHKRLPYRVIAHDPTGKINLVFFHAQHSWLKRQLPEGKKITVSGKVERFNGQLSMIHPDYIIPSEQSNQIPFIEPIYPSTAGLSAKTLRRAIQNALDYIPLLPEWIEESIKKQQNFSSFPVALHRIHAPINPNDLSLESTARKRLAYDELLACQLALGLMRFKTKSLSGTSRPPTGTYTQKLLKALPFQLTNGQTKAIRDITNDLASPEPMLRLLQGDVGSGKTVVALMAMIQIAENSGQSALMAPTEVLARQHFATIAPLAEKIGLQTVLLTGREKGKLRTNILNDILSGQASIIIGTHALIQDSVSYNNLSLAIIDEQHRFGVHQRLALTAKGHKPDMLVMTATPIPRTLVLTAFGDMDVSQITEKPIGRQPITTATLSLKRLHELIERITLALEKGEKLYWICPLVEESTTLELTSIESRFAILQERFGTQVGMIHGKMSTDEKEAAMASFKCGDIRILVATTVIEVGVDIPDASIIIIEHAEHFGLSQLHQLRGRVGRGEKKSSCILLYKDPLTKMAAERLHIIRNTEDGFKIAEEDWRLRGEGELLGTKQSGMPEFHMANLAVHSDLLSIARRDARLFLQHDPTLSSKRGQTLRLLLYLFGQDDATRLLRAG, encoded by the coding sequence ATGGTTCCAAGTCTTATTACCCCTCTTTTCAATTCTATCCGCACCCTCTCTGGGGTTACGCCTAAAGTATATAGTTTACTGGCTAAAGTCTTAAATATTAGCCCTACACAACGTGAACCTACCCTGATTGATCTTCTGCAATTAATGCCCTACTCTGTTATAGACCGTAGAATACGCCCCAGTATTGCCTGTGCACAAGAAGGGTCTACTATTACTCTCGAAATTGTTATTGACCAGCATCAACCACCACCCATTGGTCATAAACGTTTACCCTATCGTGTTATTGCCCATGACCCAACGGGAAAAATAAATTTAGTCTTTTTTCATGCTCAACATTCTTGGCTCAAAAGACAATTACCGGAAGGAAAAAAAATCACTGTATCAGGTAAGGTTGAACGATTTAATGGACAACTTTCAATGATACATCCAGATTACATCATACCAAGCGAGCAATCCAATCAAATTCCCTTCATTGAACCTATTTACCCCTCTACCGCCGGATTATCGGCAAAAACACTAAGGCGTGCGATACAAAACGCTTTAGATTATATCCCTCTCTTACCAGAATGGATAGAAGAAAGCATTAAAAAACAGCAAAATTTTTCCTCTTTTCCTGTTGCTTTACACCGCATCCATGCGCCTATCAACCCTAATGATTTAAGCTTAGAAAGTACTGCACGAAAACGTCTTGCCTATGATGAATTACTCGCTTGTCAACTAGCTCTCGGACTTATGCGTTTTAAAACCAAATCTCTTTCTGGAACTTCCCGACCACCAACAGGAACTTACACTCAAAAGTTGCTGAAAGCCCTTCCCTTCCAGCTAACAAATGGACAAACAAAAGCAATACGAGATATTACAAACGATCTTGCTTCACCAGAGCCAATGTTAAGGCTGCTTCAAGGAGATGTAGGATCAGGCAAAACCGTTGTTGCACTCATGGCAATGATACAAATTGCTGAAAATTCAGGACAGTCAGCCTTAATGGCTCCTACAGAAGTTCTTGCTAGGCAACATTTTGCAACCATCGCGCCTCTTGCTGAAAAGATTGGGCTACAAACAGTTCTTCTAACAGGACGAGAAAAAGGAAAATTGCGCACAAATATTTTAAACGATATTTTATCAGGCCAAGCTTCTATTATTATCGGAACCCATGCTCTCATACAAGACAGTGTTTCTTACAATAACCTTTCCTTAGCCATTATCGATGAACAACATCGTTTTGGTGTACATCAACGCCTTGCCCTTACAGCAAAAGGTCATAAACCTGATATGCTGGTCATGACAGCCACCCCTATTCCACGCACACTCGTCTTAACGGCTTTTGGTGATATGGATGTCTCCCAAATTACTGAAAAACCAATTGGACGACAACCAATTACAACAGCAACGCTTTCTTTAAAACGTCTTCATGAACTCATAGAACGAATAACTCTTGCATTAGAAAAAGGTGAAAAACTTTACTGGATTTGTCCTTTAGTAGAAGAATCCACCACTCTTGAGCTCACTTCAATTGAAAGTCGTTTTGCCATTCTCCAAGAACGATTTGGAACCCAGGTTGGTATGATCCATGGGAAAATGTCTACAGATGAAAAAGAAGCAGCTATGGCCTCTTTTAAATGCGGAGATATTCGTATTTTAGTTGCCACCACGGTTATTGAAGTAGGCGTAGATATTCCTGATGCTTCAATCATTATTATAGAACACGCAGAACATTTTGGCCTTTCACAATTGCACCAATTGCGTGGACGTGTTGGACGAGGAGAAAAAAAATCTTCCTGCATTTTACTCTATAAAGATCCCTTAACAAAAATGGCCGCAGAGCGCCTTCATATTATACGCAATACAGAAGACGGTTTTAAAATTGCTGAAGAAGATTGGCGCCTGCGAGGAGAAGGGGAGCTTTTAGGGACAAAACAGTCCGGTATGCCTGAGTTCCACATGGCAAACCTTGCCGTACATAGTGATCTTTTATCAATAGCAAGAAGAGATGCACGTTTATTTTTACAACATGATCCTACTCTTTCTTCCAAACGAGGACAAACTTTACGTTTGCTCCTTTACCTTTTCGGACAAGACGACGCTACACGGTTATTACGAGCAGGGTAA